The following nucleotide sequence is from Rhizoctonia solani chromosome 15, complete sequence.
TGTGAAGAATGGGTCGTCAGGGCCTTGCGATTCGTACCCATAAGCCACTTGAAGCATTGACGACCCTGCCGAACTTTGTGGTTCCATGGATGTTATGCATTAGAAATTGTTAGAAACCAGTAGGACCTACAAAAATAATTCTTTTTTGACAGCCTGGAAGGGCTCGGAATGATTTGTGATATCTAACAAGCTTTTCAAGAGCAATCGAGCCTGTCTTTCCTGCATGGGATTAAACTGAACAACAGCGCGCTTGTTGAGCCAGTTATTCATTATGCGGCGATAGCTACGCGTGAGTTCGCCATATTTGGCCGAGGAAACACTCTTTGTCCAGTTCATTCTGAGTGGGTTAGTCAAGCAAGGGCCTAATCAACAGCAGTGGGAGCTTCAACGCACAATGATGGGTCAGTAACCATTGGTATAGAGGGTCGATCTGAGTAAATCCCCAAACGTTTATCCAAGAGGTCGGAGGCGGCCTCGGCAGAGTTCAGGACGACGATTTTCTGGCCAAATAATTCAAGATAAACAATGTCGGCTAGAAATTAGCTGTATATCAGTTTGCATACATGATGTTGAGATTGCACCAGTTCGACGGCATACATTTGAGCTTTTCTCCAATTTCCGCAAAAGCAGCACATTCTTGACCTGAAGGAATCGAGAATAAGTTGCCTACTAACGGAAGTGACGCCGGGGACGGTGGGTGACGAATGTTAGGTCGACGAGTCAGGCGCCAGTATTGGTAAAATAAAAATGCAGCCAGAGAAATAGGGAGGATTGAGCCGCTTAATTGAGTGTTTGTCATGGTGCTGTGGTGCCCCAGAGCTCAAGaattgggggggggggggttaaAGCGTCTCCGTTGTCCGAAATTTATTTGGGGACCTTCAGATTATATGATAACAGGAGCCAGGCGTGCCTGGATGGCATTTTTGGACTGTGAAAGGGGTGTCCATCAGAATACCACCTTGCTTCTTTGCACCATGAGAGCAGGGCCAAAGAGGCGGTTGGTTATCTAGACTCGCAACTATGAGTTTCGTAATCAAGGTACAATCGAATGGCTCAGACCCCAAGGAGTTTAGCGTGAAAAAATGACCGAGAGTCGGCGAATCGAGAGACTCGGTTGTTTCCATGTTGTCCTCTCATAGCCACACAATTCTGATTCGGGGGATGTAGGGACTCCTACCAAACCAccaacgcatacatccaaagAGCATTAGTTTCTTGTAAGCAGGCCCCCGGATACCACTTTTCATCACGCTATATGCTTTTAACATATGGTACCTTGGGAAGCTATCAATGTCGACGAGGTTAATAGTAATGCCTAGTGTCAAATCAACATTTCATTACAAACCAAGCACAAACTCAATTAGGGTATACCGCCCCGCTCGTCAGTACATATCAGCGCTATCCTGTACGACCAATCAAAGCGGACCCAGAACCTTGCGGGTCATGTGTCCAAGTGAAGAAAGTGGGTCATGGAAGTAACGGGGATACCGCAAAATACTACCTTGGAATAAGAGTCACGACACATTAGGTTCTCCGTCATTCTCGGTAAACTTTCCTGCACTCATATGAGGagtacactgtacaaggttataatgctgaaggtcagtgcgtgtgtttaagtgagaattgagctgagatcaaaatcaatacatactgattttaggtatcaattcttccatagtctgattcatgctgagggaggcatactaacattgtaattttcaggccatatcctactgaaaaaaggaatcttttactgatgtactgattttcaggatcttatcacaccacagtgatatagttgcgctATGCGCATCGAAGATAATGCAGCTGCCTGGTGGGTGATTAAGAGTTAGGGGTGTTGGTTCAAAAGTATTGGCTTAACGACCCTGACCAACGACCTACTGTGTCTTAACTCTGTGATGTTCTATCTATTATTGAATTCAATGGGTCCCAAAGGTTGATACAAAGCTAAACTTCCTAGGACTTGTACTGGTATATCTTTTAGGGGATTTTCAAACGATTTTATTTGGTATTTATTATGGCCTGGACTTATAGCTTGCATTCGCGATCGGATCTCGTGCCCATGTATGTAATTGTTGTTTTAGGAATCGAAGTCAACACATTTAGGGACTCATACACAAAAGTAATTTTATTGTGTGATCACTTGACTGCTGCTACTTTTTTCTTGAATGAATAAGGGCTCGATAAGCAGAGAAAT
It contains:
- a CDS encoding cytochrome P450 family protein, whose product is MTNTQLSGSILPISLAAFLFYQYWRLTRRPNIRHPPSPASLPLVGNLFSIPSGQECAAFAEIGEKLKSDIVYLELFGQKIVVLNSAEAASDLLDKRLGIYSDRPSIPMVTDPSLMNWTKSVSSAKYGELTRSYRRIMNNWLNKRAVVQFNPMQERQARLLLKSLLDITNHSEPFQAVKKELFFSAGSSMLQVAYGYESQGPDDPFFTMAKLAFEHALHAGMQTTMLHIPDWFPGTGWKRIGRQWGIMQEEAKTRLYEWAKEQVDAGHALLSGLSPTETEERLKEDNARPNIPGHSPAGMDTSANFLLNFIATMVLHPDVQLRAQQELDTILGQVTLPTIKDQERLPYMRNVVDEVLRMYPVVPLGLPHVCFKDDIYRGYHIEKETIV